The following are from one region of the Coffea eugenioides isolate CCC68of chromosome 2, Ceug_1.0, whole genome shotgun sequence genome:
- the LOC113762657 gene encoding uncharacterized protein LOC113762657, translated as MAQIGFSGTLALIFVLLIATGTGGFYRLAEGAKRRIHVTDNLDDVVDDEEDEAWKEWGKKKSTTRPQFDPPPDDFSNMDVAEMQSEMLKRQTGPVFGFAKLRIGPRRTPDVVSEIAMKWSKVARTGGIEANFMGVDVSTIMFTMEKGQDAIELKEFILSQPDAYEVKIGDQFFRRPGDPSFDEVFSKHQSEKSGEDHDKHSEL; from the exons ATGGCGCAGATTGGATTCAGCGGCACTTTAGCTCTCATTTTCGTCCTCCTGATTGCCACCGGAACCGGGGGATTTTACCGATTAGCCGAGGGAGCAAAGCGGAGAATCCACGTCACGGACAACCTCGACGACGTCGTTGATGACGAGGAGGACGAGGCCTGGAAAGAATGGGGCAAAAAGAAATCCACCACAAGACCCCAATTCGATCCGCCCCCTGACGATTTCTCCAATATGGACGTCGCGGAAATGCAGTCTGAAATGCTGAAGCGCCAAACCGGACCCGTTTTCGGCTTCGCCAAGCTCCGAATCGGCCCTCGTCGGACCCCT GATGTGGTATCTGAAATTGCAATGAAATGGAGTAAGGTGGCAAGGACCGGAGGAATTGAGGCAAATTTCATGGGAGTTGATGTCAGTACCATTATGTTCACAATGGAAAAAGGTCAAGACGCCATTGAG TTGAAAGAATTTATATTAAGTCAACCAGACGCATATGAAGTTAAGATAGGAGATCAGTTTTTCCGGCGACCTGGTGATCCTTCTTTCGACGAGGTTTTCAGCAAGCACCAGAGCGAGAAAAGTGGTGAAGACCATGACAAGCACAGCGAGCTATGA